CAGGGCGAAGGGCCCGGAGGTTTTCCGAGGCTTGCGGTCCAGCAACAGGGCGCACATGGCCGGAGTCAGGGTCAAGGCCACCACGCCGGAGACTACCACGGAGACGGAGATGGTCACCGCGAACTGACGGTAGAGTTCGCCGGTCATTCCGCCCAGAAACGCCACGGGCACGAAGACCGCCACCAGGACCAGGGTAGAGGAGACCACGGCCCCGGAGACCTGTTTCATGGTCTCGACGGCCGCTTCCCGGGCGCGCAGACCCTGCTCGCGCATCAGGCGATCCACATTTTCCAGGACGATGATCGCGTTGTCCACCACGATGCCGATGGACAGCACCAGGCCGAACAGGGTCAGCAGATTCACGGAAAAGCCCAGGAGCAGCATTCCGGCGAAGGTGCCCACCAGGGAGACGGGGATGGCCGCTGCCGGGATCAGCGTGGCCCGGAAGCGTTGTAGGAAGACGAAGGTGACCAACACTACCAGGACCACGGCGATGAACAGGGTGATCATCACCTCGCGGATGGAAATCTCCACGAATTCCGTGGTGTCGTAGGCCACGGTGTAGGCCACGCCGGGGGGGAAGTGCCGGGAGAGTTCCTCCAGGGTATCGTGGACCCGGGAGGCTGTATCCAGGGCGTTGGCGCCGGGTTGGAGATAGACCCCGAGGGGCACGGCGGATTGACCATTGTACGAGGCGGAAAACGCATAGCTCTGCGAACCCAGCTCGGCCCGGGCCACGTCGCCCAGGCGCAACACGGCCCCGTCCTCGGAGGAGCGCAGGATGATTTCCTCGAATTCCCGGGTGTCGGCCAACTGCCCTCGGGTGGTCACGGCAAAGGTGAAGGCCTGGTCCGCCGAGGAAGGCGCGGCGCCCAACTGCCCGGCGGCGAACAGGGCGTTCTGTTCCCGGACCGCGGCGGCCACGTCCGACGGAGTCAGGTCGTACTGGGCCAGCTTGTCCGGGTTCAGCCAGATGCGCATGGAATAGTCCTGGGCTCCGAACAGAGACGCATCGCCCACCCCGGGCAACCGGACCAGCTCGTCCAGGACGTTGAGCAGGGCATAGTTGCTGATGAACAGCGTGCTCTGGCTGTCGTCGGGCGAATAGAGCACCGGGACCATCAGGATGTTCGTGGAACGGGCCTCCACGCGTACTCCCAGGTCCCTGACCCGCTGGGGCAGCCGGGAGGCGGCCGCCTGGACCCGGTTGTTCACATTGATGGCCGCCTGGTCCGGGTCCGTGCCCATTTCAAAGGAGACCGTGATCTGCAGCATGCCGGAATCCGTGGCGCTGGACTCCATGTAGATCATGTCGTCCACGCCGTTGATTTCCTGCTCCAGAGGCGCGGCCACGGCCGCGGCGATGACCTCGGAACTGGCCCCGGGATACATGGCCGAAACCACGATCTGCGGCGGGACGACGTCCGGATACTGCTCCACGGGCAACACGCGCAGGGCCGCGGCCCCGGCCATGACGATGATGATGGAAATGACCGAGGCGAAGATCGGCCGGTCGATAAAAAACCGAAACATCTAGTTTTCCTCCAGCTTCGGATTCTCCCTGGGAATTTGGTCGTTGCTCACTTGGTCGCTCACGTGATCACCCTTGGGGGCGTCCTCCATGGCATCGTCATGGACGGTCTCCACGACGTTCACGGGCATGCCGTCGCGCAGGGCCGCCTGGCCGTTGATCACGACTTGGTCGCCGCTCTTCAGCCCCTCCAGAATGATCTGCCGACCATCGGTCACGGGTCCCAGGCGGACCGGCCTGAGCCGAGCCGTGTTCTCGTCGTCCACGACGAACAGGTGCGTTGTTTCCCGCCCCTGCCCCACCGCGGCCTCCGGCACCGTGAACACCTCCTCCAGAAGCCGCAAGACGACCTGAATCCGGACGAATTGCCCGGGGATCAGCGTCAGGTCCGGATTGGGGAAAACGGCCCGGGCCGTAACCGTGCCGGTCCGGGGGTCGATGACGCTCGCGGTGAAGTCGATGTCCCCCTGGCGAGGATGTTCCAGGCCTCCCGGCAACAGCAGCTTTGCGCGCCGGGAGCGCTCGTCGACGCCGCGCATCGCGGCGTCGACTTCCGGCATGGCGAACCGGACATGCACCGGATCCTGTTGGGTGATGGTGGCCAGAAGCCCGGCCCATTCGATCAAATTGCCCTCGGAGAGGCTCTCCATGCCGGTCACCCCGGCTACGGGAGCGCGGACTTCCGTGTAGCCGAGGCTGCGCCGGGCGTCGGCCACGACCACTTCGGCCTGGGCGTGACGGGCCTGAGCCCGTTCCAGGTCGGTCAGAGCCTTGTCCTTTTCCAGTTCGCTTACCGCGGCTTCGGCGAACAAATTGGAGTATCTGGCCCATTCCCGCTGGGCATGGTTCAGACTGGCCCGGGCGTCGGCCAAATCGGCCTCGGCCCGAAGCAGGGCGATCTCGTAGCGTTCCGGATCGATGCGAAACAGCAGCTCATCCTTATTGACGGACCGCCCTTCCTCGAACAGCCGTTCCCGGAGGATCCCCTCCACCCTGGAGCGCACTTGAACCTGACGCGAGCCGTGAACCCTGGCCGGATACTCCCGAACCACTTCCACGTCCCGCGTCTGCACGGTCAAAACGGTCACCGGCGGAGGAGGAGGCGCGGGACGCTCCTGGGACTCCGAGGGCCCGCCGCACGCCGCCAGTCCCAGAACAAGCAGCAAAACGACCATCATTGCCGCGCCACGCCGTACCCAAAAATCTATCCTTCGCATCCAACCCTCCATATCTTCACATCATCCCCATTCTGCTTTCCATTCAACACAATCAGCCAGTGCATGCTCGAAATCGAGATCATTCCGACCTCCTGACTCCTGACTTCTGACTTCTGACTCCTGACTTCTGTTTTTTCACACTCTCGACCATCGAGTATGCGACACCCAGCCGAAGCGCGAAAAAAAGTCCGCGATCCGGACGCCTTCCGTGGACAAATCCTGCATGCCCGGTTCCTGGTCCTGATAGAGCAAAATGACGATGTCGCCCTCCCGCTCCGGACACGTCCAGACATCTATACAGTTTACGGCCCCGTCGCCGGAAAGATACAACTCCTCGGCGCTTTCTTTCGCCCTCGCTCCATCTTCGCGACTGAGGGGGCAGACGTAGATAACTTCCATTCGTTGCATGGCATCGCCTTGGCGCGGCCTGTTGCGCCGCGGTCGGAATTCGGGTTCGGTCAGATCATTGTCCGGAAAAACGACGCGTCGTTCTTCATGATGAACCGAACGGCGTCCATATCCTTTTCCGAAGTCGCGAAGGCGTTCAACTCCTTCAGGGTGTCGAAAAGCTGGGCCCTTCTGAGATAACGCAGACCAAGAAAGGAATACTCGCGAGACAAGACGTACCTCCCCTCCCGCGTCAGATAGAGCACGAATTTGACCTTCTCCAATCCCAGAGCGAAAATGACCCTGCCCTGAAACACAAGATCGGCCTTGCCTGTCTGCTTGACCCTGAACTCCTGCATTTCCCCGCCTCCGGACAAAACGTTCGAAGTAGCGTTTGTTTTGACGCCAGGAGTATTCATTTGTCATGCCATAATGGATAGCCATTAATTTCAGCGTAGTGAGACGCCGTGCTGATGTTTTACGTCATATTTGACAAGAAATGGCCAGCCAAATATGACGCTTTAACGCAATCCGCCAAATATAACACAACCGAGGCACATCTGGACGAAAACATTTTTTTCCGGGAAGCGACGCTGCGGATCTGCAGCAGTTTGAATCCGAGACGGGCCATGGAGCGGACCCTGGAGTACATTCGGGAGTTTGTTCCGGCGGATGGTTTGTTCGTCGGCCTGTTCGAGCCGGACCTGAACATTGGGCGGACCATCGTCCGCATTGTCCCCAACGATTGGCCCAAGGTCCCGGAACCCTTGCCCATTCCTGACGATTCTCTGGCATATATGCATCAAAAATGGCAGTCAGAGCCCACATTCCGTATTATCAACGACTGGCGCGAGGCTGAACCGGAAATACAGCCGCTGCTGAAGATGACATGGCCTGAAAACACCTCTCTACTTATCACCGACCTGGCTTTGGAATCCAAGCGCATCGGCGTTCTTCTGCTGGGGGCCGAGGGCCGCGACCGCTATACGGACCGGCATGCCCGGCTGATGAACAACCTCAACGAACCATTCGCCGTGGCCCTGGCCAACGCCCTGCAATATCAGGAGGTGGTTCGGCTCAAGGAAATGCTTGAGGACGACAACCAGTATCTGTTCAACGAGCTGCGCGGCATTTCCTCCAGCGACACCATCGTCGGCGCGGATCTGGGACTTCGGGAAGTGATGCGGTTGGTCCGGCAGGTCGGGCCACTGGAGAGTCCGGTGTTGCTTTTGGGGGAGACCGGCACGGGCAAGGAACTCTTGGCCAACGCTTTGCACCGGGCTTCTCCCCGGCGCAATGGCCCGTTCGTCAAGGTCAACTGCGGCGGTTTGCCGGAAAGTCTGTTGGACAGCGAGCTGTTCGGCCATGAAAAAGGGGCGTTCACCGGCGCCATCGCCCTGAAGCGTGGCCGGTTCGAGCGCGCCCACGGCGGCACGATTTTTTTGGATGAGATCGGCGAGCTGACGCCGGGCGCCCAGGTCAAGCTCTTGCGGGTCTTACAGCAGAAGGAAATCGAACGGGTCGGCGGTACGCGGACCATTCCGGTGGACGTCCGGATTATCAGCGCCACGCACCGCAATCTGGAGCAGATGGTCCGGGAGGGGACGTTTCGCGAGGACCTCTGGTTCCGGCTGAACGTCTTCCCGATCATGATCCCGCCCCTGCGGCACCGCCCTCAGGATATTCCGGCCCTTCTGGACCATCTGCTGACCAGGAAGACCCGGGAGATGAAGATCACCCGCAAGGTCCGCCCGGCCCCAGGGGCGCTGGACCTGCTTAAACAGCATCCGTGGCCCGGCAACGTCCGGGAACTGCAGAATCTGGTGGAGCGCTCCCTGATCCAAAGCCAGAGCCAGAGCCAGAACCAACGCCTGAATCAGGCAACCTCGACTGATGCGGTCCTGACCTTGGAACTGCATCCCGGCGGCCCGGCACCAACAGCGACACCGTCGCCGTCCTTGGCAGAAGACGTGCTCCCCTTCGACCGGGCCGTGGCCCGGCTGATCATCACGGCCCTGGAACGCACGGAAGGCAAGGTCATCGGTCCCGGCGGCGCCGCGGAATTGCTGGGCCTTAACCCCAGCACCCTGCGGGGTAAAATGCGCAAACTGGGGATCAGCGCATCCCGAAGCCGGAAGAAGTCCCAGGGCGTTGCCCCGGGCTGACTATTTCGCCCTTTCAGGGCTTGCCCGCAGCCCAACGGAGCGGCATTCGATAGCCCAGGGCAACGCCCTGGGATGGAGATGGTGCAACAAGAACAGCCCTGAAAGGGCGACCCTCTTTTACCCCTTGACCCAGCCCACCAGAACGACTTCCGCCTTGCGGCCGCTCACCAAGGCACCCTCATCAAGGCGTCTCAGTTCCATCCTCCGTGGGCCCGGTCGGCTCTGGCTGAGCTTCGCGTCGCCCACCCCGGAGCCGATCCAGCATCCCGATCACCATGGCATAGAGAAAGGGCACGAAGACCACGCCCAGGAAGGTGGCCGCGATCATGCCGGCGAAGACCGAGGTGCCCAGGGCGTGGCGGGCCGAGGCTCCGGCACCGGTGGCGATCACCATGGGCAGAACCCCGAGGATAAAGGCCAGGGAGGTCATCAGGATCGGGCGGAAACGCATCCTGGAGGCCTCCAGCGTGGCGTCGAACAGGCTCAGGCCCCGTTCATAGGCCGCCTTGGCGTATTCCACGATAAGCACGGCGTTCTTGGCCGCCAGACCGATGAGCATGACCAGGCCGATCTGGGCGTAAACGTTGTTGTCCAGTCCGCGCAGCCATTGCCCGCTATAGGCTCCGAAGACCCCCAGGGGCAGGGCGAAGAGCACGGCAAAGGGAATGGCCCAACTTTCGTACAATGCGGCCAGACAGAGAAAGACCATCAGCAAGGCCAGGGCGAAGACCGGGCCGTACTTGTCGGCGGACTCCTTTTCCTGCAGGGCCAGCCCTGCCCATTCATAGCCAAAGCCCGGGGGCAGAGATTGTTCCGCGGTTTGCTCCATGGCCGTGATGAGCTGCCCGCTGCTGAACCCCGGCGCCGCCGCGGCGGTTACGCTCACGGCGGGATAGACGTTGTACCTGGCGATATATTCCGGACCGGAGGCGTCCGTGACCGTGACCAGGGTAGACAGGGGAACCATGTTGCCCTGGTTGTTGCGCACGTAGAAGTTCACGATGTTCTCGGGCCTGGCCCGGAACTCCGGCTTGGCCTGGAGCATGACCCGGTAGGTTCTTCCGAACATGTTCAGGTCGTTGATGTACAGCCCGCCGAGAAAGGCTTGCAGCGCCGAATAGACCTGGTTCAGGGGCACGCCCATGGCCTTGGCCTTGTCCCGGTCCACTTCCAACAGCAGGTGCGGTACGCTGGAGGAAAAGGAGGTGAACGGGCTGGCCACCTCGGGACGCTGGCCGGCCGCGGCGATGAATTCGTTGGCCACTCGGGCCAACTCTTGGACTCCCGCCCCGGCCCGGTCCTGGATTTGAATCTCCACTCCGCCCGTGGATCCCAGCCCAGGAATGGGCGGAGGAGAAAAGGCGAAGGCCAGACCGTCGTCGATGGTCCAAAAGTATCGGCTGGCCTTGGCCAGAATGGCGTCCAGGCTCAGGTCAGGGGTTTGCCGCTCGTCCCAGGGATCCAGGATCACGAACAGGGTCGCGGCGTAGGAGGTTATGCCCGCGCCCAGGATGTTGAACCCGCCCAGGGTGATGTAGGCGTCCACGCCCTCGGCCTGGTCCAGGTAGGCCTCGATCTTGCGCACCGCGATGTCCGTACGCTCCAGGGAGGCAGCCGGAGGCAGTTGGAGGCTGACCAGGAAATAGCCCATGTCTTCCGGGGGGACGAATCCGGTGGGCAGGACGCGCAGCAGACCGTAGGACGAGCCGAAGATGGCGATCAGCACGCACAAGGTCAGGGCCCAGCCGCGGATGGACGCCCGGACTGTGGCCACATAGCCCCGGGTAAAGGCCTCGAAAAAGCGGTTGAACCAGCTGAAGAACCATCCCAGGGGGCCGCGCATGGGTTTGGAGGGCCGCAGCAGGAGCACGGCCAGGGCCGGGCTGAGGGTCAGGGCGTTGAAGACTGAAATGCCCACGGATACCGTCAGGGTCAGGGCGAACTGCTTGTAAAGCTGTCCGGCTATCCCTCCCAGGAAGGCCACGGGAATGAACACCGCCGCGATGACCAACCCGTTGGCCACCACCGGCCCGGCCACGTCGTCCATGGCCTTGAGGGTCGCGGCCCGGGGTTCCATGCCTTCCTTGTCCATGTTGTGCTGGGCTGCCTCCAC
The sequence above is drawn from the Desulfonatronum sp. SC1 genome and encodes:
- a CDS encoding efflux RND transporter permease subunit, giving the protein MFYKYFIDRPVFASVLSIVMTLAGALALINLPVAQYPEITPPTVNVSASYPGASAEVVEQSVASAIEEQVNGVEGMVSMSSTSSNDGSYSLTVTFEVGHDLDMATVEVQNRVSQAEPKLPDMVKRMGVTVQKQATDMLLAVNLTSPEETYDALFLLNYAKINLTDALSRVPGVGKVDAFGAGEFSLRIWVDPDKMASLGVVASDIDQALQDQNIPAPAGQIGQAPAPPGTLFQYSVKVRGQLSEVEEFENVIIKTADSGALVRLRDVAEVEIGGDFYSSFSRFSGKPTATLMIYQLPGANSLTVVADLRKAIEELSRTFPDDVAYAIAYDTTKFVSASIDEVVETLFVAFLLVFLVVFLFLQSWRATVIPMIAVPVSLIGAFIAFPILGFTLNTLTLFALVLAIGLVVDDAIVVVEAAQHNMDKEGMEPRAATLKAMDDVAGPVVANGLVIAAVFIPVAFLGGIAGQLYKQFALTLTVSVGISVFNALTLSPALAVLLLRPSKPMRGPLGWFFSWFNRFFEAFTRGYVATVRASIRGWALTLCVLIAIFGSSYGLLRVLPTGFVPPEDMGYFLVSLQLPPAASLERTDIAVRKIEAYLDQAEGVDAYITLGGFNILGAGITSYAATLFVILDPWDERQTPDLSLDAILAKASRYFWTIDDGLAFAFSPPPIPGLGSTGGVEIQIQDRAGAGVQELARVANEFIAAAGQRPEVASPFTSFSSSVPHLLLEVDRDKAKAMGVPLNQVYSALQAFLGGLYINDLNMFGRTYRVMLQAKPEFRARPENIVNFYVRNNQGNMVPLSTLVTVTDASGPEYIARYNVYPAVSVTAAAAPGFSSGQLITAMEQTAEQSLPPGFGYEWAGLALQEKESADKYGPVFALALLMVFLCLAALYESWAIPFAVLFALPLGVFGAYSGQWLRGLDNNVYAQIGLVMLIGLAAKNAVLIVEYAKAAYERGLSLFDATLEASRMRFRPILMTSLAFILGVLPMVIATGAGASARHALGTSVFAGMIAATFLGVVFVPFLYAMVIGMLDRLRGGRREAQPEPTGPTEDGTETP
- a CDS encoding efflux RND transporter periplasmic adaptor subunit, with amino-acid sequence MRRIDFWVRRGAAMMVVLLLVLGLAACGGPSESQERPAPPPPPVTVLTVQTRDVEVVREYPARVHGSRQVQVRSRVEGILRERLFEEGRSVNKDELLFRIDPERYEIALLRAEADLADARASLNHAQREWARYSNLFAEAAVSELEKDKALTDLERAQARHAQAEVVVADARRSLGYTEVRAPVAGVTGMESLSEGNLIEWAGLLATITQQDPVHVRFAMPEVDAAMRGVDERSRRAKLLLPGGLEHPRQGDIDFTASVIDPRTGTVTARAVFPNPDLTLIPGQFVRIQVVLRLLEEVFTVPEAAVGQGRETTHLFVVDDENTARLRPVRLGPVTDGRQIILEGLKSGDQVVINGQAALRDGMPVNVVETVHDDAMEDAPKGDHVSDQVSNDQIPRENPKLEEN
- a CDS encoding sigma 54-interacting transcriptional regulator; this encodes MERTLEYIREFVPADGLFVGLFEPDLNIGRTIVRIVPNDWPKVPEPLPIPDDSLAYMHQKWQSEPTFRIINDWREAEPEIQPLLKMTWPENTSLLITDLALESKRIGVLLLGAEGRDRYTDRHARLMNNLNEPFAVALANALQYQEVVRLKEMLEDDNQYLFNELRGISSSDTIVGADLGLREVMRLVRQVGPLESPVLLLGETGTGKELLANALHRASPRRNGPFVKVNCGGLPESLLDSELFGHEKGAFTGAIALKRGRFERAHGGTIFLDEIGELTPGAQVKLLRVLQQKEIERVGGTRTIPVDVRIISATHRNLEQMVREGTFREDLWFRLNVFPIMIPPLRHRPQDIPALLDHLLTRKTREMKITRKVRPAPGALDLLKQHPWPGNVRELQNLVERSLIQSQSQSQNQRLNQATSTDAVLTLELHPGGPAPTATPSPSLAEDVLPFDRAVARLIITALERTEGKVIGPGGAAELLGLNPSTLRGKMRKLGISASRSRKKSQGVAPG